DNA from Acidobacteriota bacterium:
GTCGGCCAGGGTCGACTTGCCGTGGTCGACGTGGGCGATGATGGAGAAGTTCCTGATGTTCTTCATGGAATCAGCTATTATCGCAGATTCCGGCGAAAAAGTCCCCGGCCGGCCCCCGCACGGCAAAAATTGACATTTGGGGGGTGCGGGGGTATCTTCTAGGGGAGAAAATCAGCCTGGAATCAAGGAGATTCGCATGTTTGGATCCCTCGGAGCGCCCGAACTGATCCTGATCCTGCTCATCGTGGTCATCATCTTCGGCGCACGCAAGCTCCCGGACCTCGGCAAGTCCATCGGCGAAGGCATCCGTAATTTCAAGAAGTCGATCAAGGACGAGCACGAAGGCCCCAAGCCCCCCGAGTCCCCAAAGAACTGACGCCTTGTCCCTGAGCCCGCCGGGGCCTTCCGGCCGGGCAGGCCCCGAGAGCTCTTCATGACATCCTCGTACAACGCCGGCTTCGACATCGGCGGCACGCAGATCAAGTATGGGTTGGTCGACCCCGAAGGCCGGCTGGCCGTAAAGGGAAAGGTCCGGAGCCCCGAGAGCATGGCCGGGATCCTGGCCGTCCTCGGGGAGACCTGGACCGGCCTCAAGAAGAAGTCCCCCGGGCCCATCCGCGCCTGCGGCTTCGGCATCGCCGGCTTCTACAGCACGAAAGACCGCAAGATCCTCCAGTCGCCCAACTATCCCAGCCTCGACGGATACCCCATCCTGCCGGCCCTGCGCCGGGTCATCGATGTCCCGGTCCGGATCGGCAACGACGCCAACCTGGCCGCCTACGGCGAGTTCCGGCACGGCTCCGGCCGGGGCGCCCGCAGCCTGGTCCTCCTGACCGTCGGCACGGGCATCGGCGGCGGCATCATCCTCGACGGCCGGCTCTGGGAAGGAGAGGGCGGCTACGCCGGGGAGCTCGGCCACATCACGGTCAACCCCGACGGCGAAACATGCGGCTGCGGCCGGCGCGGCTGCCTCGAAACCGAGGCCTCGGCCCCCCGGCTGGTCCGCAACTACCGGGCCCTTTCGGGCCGGACCGACGTCACGGATTCCAAAGAGGTCTATCTCCGGGCCAAGGCCGGCGACCCGGCCGCCCTGGAGAGCTTCCGCAAGCTCGCCCACTGGCTGGGCATCGGCATCGGCATCATCGTCACGGCCCTCGACCCCGAGAAGGTCCTGATCGGCGGCGGCGTCGTTTCGGCCGGCCGGCTCCTGCTCGACCCGGTCGTCGAGGAAGCCCGCCGCTGGTCCCATCCCATCCCGTTCGCCGGCTGCCGCGTCGAGAAAGCGGCCCTGGGCAACGACGCCGGCCTCGTCGGCGCGGCCGCCTGGGCCGGCCTCAAGGCGGGACGGCGGGGATGAGCCGCCCCGGACGCCGCTCGGCCGTCTGTAACCAACCCGCCCGGCGGGGAGTTAATTGTTTTGACATCCCGGGTAGAAAAAAATATAAAAATACGGTGGAACCCAGGACCAAGGAGGCCGCGTTGACCAGAAAATCCGTCGTTTCACTGGCCTTCTGCGCGATCCTCCTGGGCCTCGTCCTCCCCGTCGGCGCGGCCGGCCCGACGGGCGCCCTCAAGGGCCGGGTCATGGACGGGAAAGGCAAGCCCCTCAACGGCGCCTACCTCTACGTGACCTCCCCCACCGCCCTCGGCATGGCCAATTACACGATCACGAAATCGGGACGCTTCGCCATCGTCGGCCTGGCGCCCGGCAAGTACAAGGTCGTCGCCGAGATGCCGGGCTTCAAGACGGTCACGATCGACGGCGTCGTCGTTTCGTCCGGGGCGACCGCCACCGTGGATTTCCGCCTGCCCCCCGCCGAGGTCGAGGAAGAGGCGGCGACGGCCAGGCCCGGATCGACCCTCGACCGGGACTCGGCCCGCGCCGCCGTGGTCATCGACCGGCCGCTCATCGAACGCCTGCCTCTCCGCCGCGACCTGACGGACCTCCTGGGGATCGTCCCCGGGCTGATCTTCGAGACCGTCCCGAACCAGGGGCGGATGTCGCTCGACGGCTCGCCCCTGACGGAGGCGGTCGTCGTCCAGGACGGCGTCATCGTCACCCACCCGACCGACGGCCGGGTCATGGACCGGATCAACACCGATCTCATCCAGGAGGTCGTGGTCGAATCGGCCGGCCATTCGGCCGAGACCGGGCCGGGCCAGGGGGCCTATATCAATATCGCCCATAAGATCGGGGCGGCCAAAACGGAAGGGCTCGTTTCCTACAGCGTCTCCGGCAAGGGCCTGACCCATTCGCTCTGGACGGCCGACGAGCTGGCGGGGATGCCCCAGGCCACACCGACGGCCCTCCGGCGCGAGAACGACCTGTCGCTCACCCTGGGCGCCCCCGTCCTCCGGGACATGGCCTGGATGTTCGCCAATTTCCGGTACGACAGCCTCGGCCGCCGGGCCCCCTTCACCTACTGGACCGATCCGCTCGGCCTCCGTCACTTCGTCTACGACTACAAGCAGCGGGACCTCTCCGGGATGTTCAAACTGTCGATGGACGTCCTGGACAAGTTCAAGGGCGTCCTGGAGTTCGGCTACACGCGCCACTACGAGCCGGCCTACGGGGCCGACATCGGCACCCTGACTCCGGAATCGTCCACCCGCGACCTCGAGGGCGAGGGGACCTTCCTGGCCCGGATCGGCGGCAGCTACGTCTCCGGACAGAGCACGCGCATCGACATCAACATCGGCTATGCCAAGTACGAGCAGCCGCTCCGCCTCAACTCGGCGGCCAGCGACAAGCCCCAGTACGCGGACCTGATCTCGGGGCGCGCGTGGGGCAGCGGCTCGCTCAACGACCGCGAAGCCGCCAGCCGGATGCGGGGCGCCGCGGCCCTGACCCGGCTCGAGGACGGCCTCCTCGGGGCCTTCCACGAGTTCGTCGTCGGCGCCGAGTACGAGACGACCGCCTCGCGGTCATCGACCTGGAAAGCCGACAACCTGATCTACAACTACGTTTCCGGCAGCCCCTACACCTTCGGGACGGCCACGTCGCCCACGTCCGGCGACGAGGTCGGCTACGGCCTCATCGGCTTCTACATCGCCCCGAAGGCCGAGGGCGGCATGTCGCTCAAGCGCGAGCTCAAGCGGGTCGGCTTCTTCGCCCAGGACACGATCAAGGTCGGCGGGCGCCTGTCCCTGTCCGCCGGGCTGCGGTTCGACCGGTCCGAGACCCGGTTCAACTCCTTCTCCAAGAGCGCGAGCGGCAACAGCGTGAGCGTCACGCTCGGCACCGACCTCATCAAGCCGCTCCTCGGCTACAGCATCTTCAGCTCGCTCAGCCTCGCGAGCTGGGACAAGGCCATCGTCTGGAACTCCCTCTCGCCCCGCTTCGGCCTGAGCTTCGACCTCCTGGGCAACGGCCGGACCGTCATCAAGGGCACCTGGGCCCGGCTCCCGGAATACCTCGGGCTGGGTTACTCCCAGGACCTGGCCCAGGTCGACCCGACCGCATCCCACGACTTTTTCTGGTACGACGAGGACGGGGACGGCCTGGTCGGCGACGACGACTCGTACGCCATAGTCCCCTATGATTACCGGGTCTACAGCAGCACCTACTTCCGCCAGGCCGTCGACCCCGACCTGTCCGCCCCCGTGACCGAGGAATGGACGGCCGGCCTGGAGCAGTCGGCCGGGGCCGATCTCGTCCTGGCCGCCCGCTACATCGACCGCCGCAAGACCAATCTCATCGGCCAGGTCGTCTTCGATCCTTCGACCGGGGCCGAATGGTGGCGGGCCGAGGACGCGCCCGAGGGTTGGTGGGTTCCCTTCTCGACCGTCGTCCCGGGGACCGGCGGCTACCCCGACGTGGCCCTGAACCTCTACCTCCCGGCGACCCAGGCCCCGGATTATTTCAAGCGGATCGAGAACGTCCCGGAGCTCGAAGCCCGGTACCGGAGCGTCGAGTTCTCATTCCACAAGAGGATGTCCCATAACTGGCAGGCCTTCGGCTCCATCGCCTGGAACCGGGCCACGGGCACGACCAGCGTGGCCTCCCGTTGGGGCGCCGGCAACTCCCCCGTCCTGCTGACCCCGAACTCCTTCACCAACATCGCCGCGACCGACCGGCTCCTGCAGGACCGGCCGCTCGTCCTGAAGCTGGCCGGGACCTTCCGCTTCCCGCTGGACATCTACGCCAGCGCGCTCTTCAAGATGCAGAGCGGCGGCACCTGGGCCCGGACGGTGACCATCATCCCGCCGGCCGCGTGGGCCGCGGCCAACGGCGCCAAGGTGACCCCCATCACGGTCTACCTGGAGAACCCTGGCTCGCGGCGCTACGACGCCTGGAAGACCCTGGACCTCCGGCTGGAAAAGGACTTCCTGCGGGCCGGGCTCAGCCGCTTCTCCCTGTCGGTGGACGTCTTCAACCTGCTCGGCGAGAAATACCGGACGCTCGATCTCAACGACGGCGGGACCTGGGCCCCGGACGGCGCGGGCGCCAGCGCGGGCACGCGGATCCTCAGCGGCACCTACGGGACCCTGACGCCGTATATCGGCACGCGGACGATCCGGCTGAACCTCAATCTAAAATTTTAGCTGGAAGGCCACGGCCTTCTTCAGCTCCTCGCCCTCGGACGTGCTCCGGACCGAGACGTCCAGCCGCAGCTTCTGGGACTTCAGCCGATCCAGGTCCTTGTCGAGGAGCAGGGGGAATTCCATGCGGAAGCGGCTCTTGCGGTTCTCGGTCAGGTCCTTTTCCTCGAGCGTCAGCGGGAACGTGTTCTCGGCCTGCCAGAGGATCGTCCCGGAATTGTCCGAGATCTCGAGATGCGCTTCGAAGGCCGTCTCCAGGCGTCCGCCCTTGAAATTGAACCAGATCGTGTCGTAGGGGACGTCGACGAAGACCCGGCCTTCGTAGACCCCGCCCTCGGCCCGGGTCTTCTGCATCGAGACCTCGTAATCGAAGAACTTCTTCTCCTGCGAGAAGGTCTTCTGGAAGTAGCCCTGGGCGATGTTGAGCTCCTGGAGATGCTCCAGGTTGATGGCCCGCATGACGAAGTAGCCGGAGCAGTGCTCGTCGATGAAGACGACCGGGAAGGCGCCGTAATACCAGATCTCCCGGCAGTAGCCGGAGGCGTCCATGGGATAGGTCAGGCGCTCCGACGGCGGCCCGAACAGGATGAAGATGCGGCCCCGGTCGGTCCGCCAGCCCGGCCGCCCCTCGCCGAGGAACAGGGTCGCGGCCTTGGCCACCCGGTTCTCATATTCGATCTTGAACTCGTTGCGCTCGGAATCGGGGCTGGGATCGCGCCGCTTCCAGAACTCGGCGATGAAATCGTCCCGGCCGCTCTCCGGGAGCTCGCGGAAGATCTTGCGCTCGTCCTTGGTGATGATGTAATCGACCTTGTCCAGCCACTCGGCGTGGGCCTTGCTCATCTTGGTGCGCGCCGCGCCCATGGCCCCGGAGGCGGGACCGGCGGCCAGGCCGGCGGCGAGCACGACCGCGGCCAGCCCGAAGATGGCGGTACGCGCGCTGGCGTTGACCTTGAGGCGAGGTAAGGCTCTCATGAACACTCCATCCTTTCCGGCTCTAAGGTAGTCCTTGGCGGGCGAATTATCAAGCGGGGGGAAAGAAGGGGTGGTGCGGAAGGAGGGACTCGAACCCTCACAGCCTTACGGCCATAAACTCCTGAGGCTTACGCGTCTGCCAATTCCGCCACTTCCGCACTCAGGGAGCCCCTATTATAGCGATTTTTTCGCCCCGCGCAAATAGGAAATGCCGGCGGCCGCGGGCCCGGCTTCCCGGCGGAGGAACGACCGGGAAAGACGCCGGGGGAGGGCGAGATCCGGGCCCGGCAGCCGCCCGGGCAGGATGCCCGGGGGTCAACTTGACAAAACGGGGGTGGCCGCCTATTGTTGAGGTGTTGATGATCCCCCTCATTGATCGGCGCCCGCGTCGGACGTTATCCCTCGCATTCATTGCCAAGGAGGATCCATGAAATTCGTCGGCCGTTCCCAGATCGAGGACC
Protein-coding regions in this window:
- a CDS encoding twin-arginine translocase TatA/TatE family subunit, producing the protein MFGSLGAPELILILLIVVIIFGARKLPDLGKSIGEGIRNFKKSIKDEHEGPKPPESPKN
- a CDS encoding ROK family protein translates to MTSSYNAGFDIGGTQIKYGLVDPEGRLAVKGKVRSPESMAGILAVLGETWTGLKKKSPGPIRACGFGIAGFYSTKDRKILQSPNYPSLDGYPILPALRRVIDVPVRIGNDANLAAYGEFRHGSGRGARSLVLLTVGTGIGGGIILDGRLWEGEGGYAGELGHITVNPDGETCGCGRRGCLETEASAPRLVRNYRALSGRTDVTDSKEVYLRAKAGDPAALESFRKLAHWLGIGIGIIVTALDPEKVLIGGGVVSAGRLLLDPVVEEARRWSHPIPFAGCRVEKAALGNDAGLVGAAAWAGLKAGRRG
- a CDS encoding TonB-dependent receptor: MTRKSVVSLAFCAILLGLVLPVGAAGPTGALKGRVMDGKGKPLNGAYLYVTSPTALGMANYTITKSGRFAIVGLAPGKYKVVAEMPGFKTVTIDGVVVSSGATATVDFRLPPAEVEEEAATARPGSTLDRDSARAAVVIDRPLIERLPLRRDLTDLLGIVPGLIFETVPNQGRMSLDGSPLTEAVVVQDGVIVTHPTDGRVMDRINTDLIQEVVVESAGHSAETGPGQGAYINIAHKIGAAKTEGLVSYSVSGKGLTHSLWTADELAGMPQATPTALRRENDLSLTLGAPVLRDMAWMFANFRYDSLGRRAPFTYWTDPLGLRHFVYDYKQRDLSGMFKLSMDVLDKFKGVLEFGYTRHYEPAYGADIGTLTPESSTRDLEGEGTFLARIGGSYVSGQSTRIDINIGYAKYEQPLRLNSAASDKPQYADLISGRAWGSGSLNDREAASRMRGAAALTRLEDGLLGAFHEFVVGAEYETTASRSSTWKADNLIYNYVSGSPYTFGTATSPTSGDEVGYGLIGFYIAPKAEGGMSLKRELKRVGFFAQDTIKVGGRLSLSAGLRFDRSETRFNSFSKSASGNSVSVTLGTDLIKPLLGYSIFSSLSLASWDKAIVWNSLSPRFGLSFDLLGNGRTVIKGTWARLPEYLGLGYSQDLAQVDPTASHDFFWYDEDGDGLVGDDDSYAIVPYDYRVYSSTYFRQAVDPDLSAPVTEEWTAGLEQSAGADLVLAARYIDRRKTNLIGQVVFDPSTGAEWWRAEDAPEGWWVPFSTVVPGTGGYPDVALNLYLPATQAPDYFKRIENVPELEARYRSVEFSFHKRMSHNWQAFGSIAWNRATGTTSVASRWGAGNSPVLLTPNSFTNIAATDRLLQDRPLVLKLAGTFRFPLDIYASALFKMQSGGTWARTVTIIPPAAWAAANGAKVTPITVYLENPGSRRYDAWKTLDLRLEKDFLRAGLSRFSLSVDVFNLLGEKYRTLDLNDGGTWAPDGAGASAGTRILSGTYGTLTPYIGTRTIRLNLNLKF
- a CDS encoding GWxTD domain-containing protein; the encoded protein is MRALPRLKVNASARTAIFGLAAVVLAAGLAAGPASGAMGAARTKMSKAHAEWLDKVDYIITKDERKIFRELPESGRDDFIAEFWKRRDPSPDSERNEFKIEYENRVAKAATLFLGEGRPGWRTDRGRIFILFGPPSERLTYPMDASGYCREIWYYGAFPVVFIDEHCSGYFVMRAINLEHLQELNIAQGYFQKTFSQEKKFFDYEVSMQKTRAEGGVYEGRVFVDVPYDTIWFNFKGGRLETAFEAHLEISDNSGTILWQAENTFPLTLEEKDLTENRKSRFRMEFPLLLDKDLDRLKSQKLRLDVSVRSTSEGEELKKAVAFQLKF